A genomic region of Cannabis sativa cultivar Pink pepper isolate KNU-18-1 chromosome 1, ASM2916894v1, whole genome shotgun sequence contains the following coding sequences:
- the LOC115707194 gene encoding pumilio homolog 23 — protein sequence MREDRSNKRGKRKKDSYDANFQNKESGRVTDGGSDKHEDSGKHWMSTPYNSVVRKQVDPETMKYFSEIANLFESNEVDWEERSVMCGSALEETRGKELELATDYILSHTLQSLLEGSDVEHLCAFLENCVSDFCYIAMDRSGSHVAETALRSLGLHLQDSDVYSVIEDTLTMICKVILENPVEVMCNCYGSHVLRSLLSLCKGVPLDSPRMQVNKSSKVLAGRLNFKASRSDEDALSHAHRGFPDLLKFLVSGLLKCSRKDIKTLQLDQYSSLVFQTAFKLLMGHDEELSMIIPIILGCRKESIVEGNLIDSTKVPYVMDLLREPAFSRLMEVILEVAPEVLYNELFSKVFKNSLFELSSHHCANFIVQALISHAKHQDQMELIWEELGPKFKDILQMGKPGVIASIIAASQRLHTREQECCEALAAAVCSATESPGCIVPRILYLDKYFFSEDKANWNWPRGARMHVIGSLILQEVFRYPNAFIQPFISSILSLEDDNVLEAAKDSGGARVIEAFLSSNVSAKLKRRLIAKLRGHFGELSMNLSGSFTVEKCFATGNMSLQEAIVSELSAIRSELSKTRQGPHLMRKLDVEGFAARPDQWRSRQTSKQATYDEFHSTFGSGDTNSSKSGTFLTHTYKNTTQPEGLKKMRVEIDNTLTSPSPFLSTSGSKGKSNKAEKRRNKYARTS from the exons ATGAGAGAGGATAGGTCTAATAAACGGGGCAAGAGGAAGAAGGATTCCTATGATGCCAATTTCCAGAATAAAGAATCTGGAAGGGTAACTGATGGTGGTTCTGATAAACATGAAGATTCTGGAAAGCATTGGATGAGTACACCATATAACTCTGTTGTCAG GAAACAGGTTGACCCTGAAACCATGAAATACTTCTCTGAAATTGCAAATCTTTTTGAGAGCAATGAGGTTGATTGGGAGGAGCGATCGGTTATGTGTGGTAGTGCTCTGGAAGAAACTAGAGGAAAAGAACTTGAACTTGCAACTGATTATATTCTAAGCCACACTCTGCAGAGTCTTCTTGAGGGATCTGATGTTGAACATCTATGTGCTTTCCTTGAGAACTGTGTTTCAGATTTTTGTTATATTGCAATGGATCGATCGGGTTCTCATGTGGCTGAGACTGCTTTGAGGTCTTTAGGCTTGCATCTTCAAGACAGTGATGTCTACTCTGTTATTGAAGACACTTTAACCATGATATGCAAG gtaattttagaaaatcctGTTGAGGTGATGTGTAACTGCTATGGATCTCATGTTCTTAGAAGTCTTCTTTCTCTTTGTAAAGGAGTACCATTGGATTCTCCAAGGATGCAAGTCAACAAATCATCAAAAGTTCTTGCAGGGCGTTTGAATTTCAAGGCATCTAGATCAGATGAAGATGCTTTATCTCATGCTCATAGGGGATTCCCAGATTTACTTAAGTTCCTTGTCTCTGGGTTGTTAAAGTGTTCCAGGAAAGACATAAAGACCTTGCAACTTGACCAGTACAGCAGTTTGGTTTTTCAG ACTGCTTTTAAACTATTGATGGGACATGATGAAGAACTATCGATGATAATTCCTATTATTCTTGGGTGCCGAAAAGAAAGTATTGTGGAGGGAAATCTAATAGACTCAACGAAAGTGCCATATGTTATGGATTTGTTGAGAGAACCTGCATTTAGTCGTCTAATGGAG GTAATTTTGGAAGTGGCACCAGAAGTCTTGTACAATGAGCTGTTTTCAAAAGTGTTCAAGAATTCATTGTTTGAGCTTTCATCTCATCATTGTGCGAACTTTATTGTTCAAGCACTAATATCTCATGCAAAGCATCAAGATCAA ATGGAGTTGATATGGGAGGAGCTTGGTCCAAAATTTAAGGACATTCTTCAGATGGGAAAGCCTGGAGTTATTGCTTCAATCATTGCTGCAAGTCAAAGGCTTCATACTCGTGAACAAGAG TGTTGCGAGGCCCTTGCTGCTGCAGTATGTTCCGCAACTGAATCACCAGGATGCATTGTTCCTCGGATACTTTATCTAGATAAATACTTCTTCTCTGAAGACAAGGCAAACTGGAATTGGCCGAGAGGTGCTAGAATGCATGTGATTGGTTCTTTGATTTTGCAGGAAGTTTTTAGATATCCAAAT GCATTTATACAGCCTTTTATTTCTAGTATTTTATCACTGGAAGATGACAATGTCCTAGAAGCAGCTAAAGACTCAGGAGGTGCTCGTGTAATTGAAGCTTTTCTTAGTTCAAATGTTTCTGCAAAACTGAAACGTCGTTTGATAGCAAA ACTTCGTGGACATTTTGGAGAGCTTTCAATGAATTTGTCGGGCTCATTCACTGTTGAGAAATGCTTTGCCACCGGTAATATGTCACTGCAGGAGGCCATAGTATCTGAGTTGTCAGCTATACGAAGTGAACTTTCTAAGACAAGACAGGGTCCTCATCTCATGAGGAAACTCGATGTTGAGGG ATTTGCTGCTCGACCTGATCAATGGAGGTCTAGACAAACATCAAAACAAGCAACTTATGATGAATTTCATAGTACATTTGGGTCTGGTGATACAAACTCATCAAAATCTGGCACCTTCCTTACCCATACTTACAAGAACACAACACAACCAGAAGGGCTAAAGAAAATGAGGGTAGAAATTGACAATACCCTAACATCTCCCTCTCCATTTTTGAGCACTTCAGGCTCTAAAGGAAAGTCCAATAAAGCAGAAAAGCGCAGGAATAAGTATGCTAGAACTTCCTAA